A stretch of DNA from Rheinheimera sp. MMS21-TC3:
CAGTACATTACGACAAAATATGACGTCAAATTTACCAAGTAAACTATAACTATCTAATAAATTTAAATGGCGAAAACTAACATTATTTTTTACTTCTGGCTTTAATTGCATCAAACCCTTGCCGCTATCGGCAAAAAATCGGCTACGTCGCTCTGGCGATAAACCTCGAGCTAAAGCTAAACCGTCATATTCTCCGCGCCGACACTGTTCAAGCATTGTCGTTGAAATATCAGTACCTAAAATACTTACATTTAATTGTTGCGCAGCGGTTTTTAACTGTTGATATTCCAAAACAGACATAGAAATTGAGTAAGGCTCTTGGCCGCTAGAGCTAGCAGCTGACCAAATTTTAATATTACGCTTAGTTTTTTCTAACTCAGGTAGTATTACCTTTTTTAATAATTCAAACGGATAAGTATCACGAAACCATAAGGTTTCATTAGTAGTCATGGCATCAATAACCGCAGTTCTTAATTGCCGTTCTATAGGGTTTAATGTTTTTTGCACTAATTCAGATAGTGAGTTAATTGCAAAGCGTTGCATTAAAGGTGCTAAACGACTTTTAACTAAATATTGCTTATTTTCACCTAAAACTATGCCACATTGCAGTTCTAAGAAATCACAAAACTGTTTATATTCTATGTCATACAATTCTTTATTTGACACACGTTACCCTTACACTATTTGTAGCCATTTCTGGACAGACTCTGCCAGTTCGTTAGGATTAAATTTGGCAATAAAGTCATCAGCCCCTACTTTTTTAACCATTTGCTGATTAAACACGCCACTTAACGATGTATGTAAAATGACATGTAATTGCTGCAGTTTTGGATCAGATTTAACTTCTGCTGTTAAGGTATAACCATCCATCTCTGGCATCTCAATATCTGAAATTAACAAACCAATTTTTTCAGTGACACAGTGGCTGCATTCTTGCGCAGTTTGTTGTAAAAACTTTAGTGCTTCACGGCCATTGTTTACCAACTCCATCTGTACCCCTAAGCTTGCTAATGCACGCTTTACTTGGTTTCTAGCTACTGCAGAGTCATCGGCAATTAAAATGATTCTATCGCCTAAGTCCTTCGCTATACGCTGAGTATCCATTGGGCTGGTCACAGTAGTCGCTGAGGGTGAGATTTCTTCTAAAATTTTCTCAACATCTAAAATCTCTATTAATTCGTTATCTATTTCTGTCACTGCAGTTAAATAACTTTGTTTGCCTGTTGCTCCTTGTGGCGGCGGCATAATGTTTTCCCAGTTAATATTAATAATACGATCAACGCCATTAACTAAGAAGCCTTGTACCGAGCGATTATATTCAGCAATAACAATAAAGCTATTACTAATATCACTAATGGCTCTTCCGCCAGTAGCTAAACTTAAATCGATAACAGAAATAGCTTGGCCACGAATATAAGCAATACCTTTTACATACTTGTTTCGTCTTGGCACCGCAGTTAAAGGCGGGCATTGAATAACCTCACGCACTTTAAACACGTTAATACCGTAGCGTTGGCGACCAGCCAATTTAAATAACAATAATTCAAGCCTATTTTGGCCGACTAATTGTGTACGTTGATTGACTGAGTCTAAAATCCCTGCCATTAGCTACCTCTTTTTTTACTCTACAAAACACAAACCACATAGATTAATTGGACTTAGGCGCGATTCTTGCTTGCTACCTTGCTATATTGATATTTGTATATTATCGCATTAATTAATAAAGCATAGCTGAATCCATATGAAAAAGTACCAATATTTATTACATCATTTAAAGCAACTATACTTAACCTTACTGTTACTAGCCGTTTCTTTTAATGCTATGGCTCTAGAGTATACGCCTGCAGAGTTAAGCCAAGCTGCGGACAATTGGCTTAAACAAGAATTATCCCAGCTTAGTAATGGTGAATTATTACCAAAATTTGTGCCACTAGATGACCGAATTGGCATTAAAAGTTGCACAGAGCCCATCGACTTTAGCTTGTCACAGCCTATTAGCCAGCGGCAAAACACTATTCTTATTCAATGTCTAAGCGGTGACCAATGGAAGCTGTATTTATCTGTCCGTATTGATGAAATAGTACAAGCCGTTATTTTAAAGCAAAATGTTGCTACAGGTGCCCAAATTACGGCCGATATGT
This window harbors:
- a CDS encoding protein-glutamate O-methyltransferase CheR: MSNKELYDIEYKQFCDFLELQCGIVLGENKQYLVKSRLAPLMQRFAINSLSELVQKTLNPIERQLRTAVIDAMTTNETLWFRDTYPFELLKKVILPELEKTKRNIKIWSAASSSGQEPYSISMSVLEYQQLKTAAQQLNVSILGTDISTTMLEQCRRGEYDGLALARGLSPERRSRFFADSGKGLMQLKPEVKNNVSFRHLNLLDSYSLLGKFDVIFCRNVLIYFSGDIKAQIIAKFAQSLNSKGFLILGASESLSSINSDFDMIRCNPGIIYRKKS
- a CDS encoding chemotaxis protein CheV, whose product is MAGILDSVNQRTQLVGQNRLELLLFKLAGRQRYGINVFKVREVIQCPPLTAVPRRNKYVKGIAYIRGQAISVIDLSLATGGRAISDISNSFIVIAEYNRSVQGFLVNGVDRIININWENIMPPPQGATGKQSYLTAVTEIDNELIEILDVEKILEEISPSATTVTSPMDTQRIAKDLGDRIILIADDSAVARNQVKRALASLGVQMELVNNGREALKFLQQTAQECSHCVTEKIGLLISDIEMPEMDGYTLTAEVKSDPKLQQLHVILHTSLSGVFNQQMVKKVGADDFIAKFNPNELAESVQKWLQIV
- the flgA gene encoding flagellar basal body P-ring formation chaperone FlgA — its product is MKKYQYLLHHLKQLYLTLLLLAVSFNAMALEYTPAELSQAADNWLKQELSQLSNGELLPKFVPLDDRIGIKSCTEPIDFSLSQPISQRQNTILIQCLSGDQWKLYLSVRIDEIVQAVILKQNVATGAQITADMLAFETRERRFVRGSLVSEPRQIIGAKAKRSLSMGQMMTLQDVCLVCKGDLVTISVSNNGLNVAASGIAQQDGSLGDTIELINRQSKRRVRAEVTGVDQVSVQF